The following are encoded together in the Streptomyces rapamycinicus NRRL 5491 genome:
- a CDS encoding DUF3558 domain-containing protein, producing the protein MQPAQRRAYGRRATPAVAVLITVLAVAGLGGCTGSDSATDPDDGASGDSGTAVSAEPGRYRTLPEACGAVSRKTLQALLPGAEQDDKVYDGQAAVTYDIDRRDGCRWKVETTSGTRYLTLDFQRVVSYDPSVSDDDRAQETYEKKAVAADIPDATSTPASPSGSESGSGGDAGGEGGSSASASSSADEPGKSSKGDKGDEAGTGDKADEGGKSADSPSAGADASGGSDESDTDSEDTAPRRLDDLGDDAFLNDQLITKDSGIHRDITVVFRSSNVIATIEYDQWTTDKKHIPSSQELQESAQDLADELTGRLNE; encoded by the coding sequence GTGCAGCCAGCGCAGCGAAGGGCGTACGGACGGCGGGCCACCCCGGCCGTAGCCGTGCTCATCACCGTGCTCGCCGTCGCGGGGCTCGGCGGATGCACCGGCTCCGATTCGGCGACCGACCCGGACGACGGCGCCTCCGGCGACTCCGGGACGGCCGTCTCCGCCGAGCCCGGCCGCTATCGCACGCTGCCCGAGGCGTGCGGCGCGGTGAGCCGCAAGACCCTCCAGGCCCTGCTGCCCGGCGCCGAGCAGGACGACAAGGTGTACGACGGCCAGGCGGCCGTGACGTATGACATAGACCGCCGGGACGGCTGCCGCTGGAAGGTGGAGACCACGAGCGGCACGCGCTATCTCACGCTCGACTTCCAGCGGGTGGTCTCGTACGACCCCTCGGTCAGCGATGACGACCGGGCCCAGGAGACGTACGAGAAGAAGGCCGTCGCCGCCGACATCCCGGACGCCACGAGCACTCCCGCGAGCCCCTCCGGCTCGGAGAGCGGCTCGGGCGGCGACGCGGGCGGCGAGGGCGGCTCCTCCGCCTCCGCCAGTTCGAGCGCCGATGAGCCCGGCAAGAGCAGCAAGGGCGACAAGGGCGATGAAGCGGGCACGGGCGACAAGGCCGACGAGGGGGGCAAAAGCGCCGATAGTCCCTCCGCGGGCGCCGATGCGAGCGGCGGAAGTGACGAAAGTGACACCGACTCGGAGGACACCGCCCCGCGCCGGCTGGACGACCTCGGTGACGACGCCTTTCTCAACGACCAACTGATCACCAAGGACTCGGGTATCCACCGCGACATCACCGTCGTGTTCCGGTCCTCGAATGTGATCGCCACCATTGAGTACGACCAGTGGACGACCGACAAGAAGCACATTCCCAGCAGCCAGGAACTGCAGGAAAGCGCCCAGGACTTGGCCGATGAACTGACCGGTCGCCTCAACGAATAA
- a CDS encoding DUF2637 domain-containing protein, with protein MQLTRMHRILAGVVVTGAVVIAGIGFAGSYAAVRDLALDKGFGKFANVFPIGIDAGIVVLLALDLLLTWIRIPFPLLRQTAWLLTAATIAFNGAAAWPDPVGVGMHGVIPILFVVSVEAARHAVGRIADITADRHMESVRIARWLLAPVPTFRLWRRMKLWELRSYEEVIRLEQDRLVYQARLRARYGRSWRRKAPVESLMPLRLARYGVPLADTAPAGLAAAGLDPSTVSATALPPGRSAAADGTGPKSASLEAQPGPYGAPGAVADLGPQQHPQQPQTQELPLSLPLPVYQQPAGQGHDGRNAVPFDPAAAHPAPVEQQPQQLQHPQQAQQPQQQLQPQDQQVPGQAPHSEQQPQFQQPQPAQPQLTVPVGPGGRVRPLGGEGVGSHQGVYVPEQREPERFAYEELQPEQQLNQLPDDVPREEVYYATFRQFLADHSRYPSAYQFGQRLRETYGVTDLSNSELAGYVEDFKERVRLEREAIP; from the coding sequence ATGCAACTGACACGGATGCACCGAATACTGGCCGGGGTGGTCGTCACCGGGGCGGTGGTGATCGCCGGGATCGGCTTCGCCGGTTCCTACGCCGCGGTGCGCGATCTCGCCCTCGACAAGGGCTTCGGCAAGTTCGCCAATGTCTTCCCGATCGGCATCGACGCGGGGATCGTGGTCCTGCTCGCGCTGGATCTGCTGCTCACCTGGATCCGCATTCCCTTCCCGCTGCTGCGCCAGACCGCCTGGCTGCTGACCGCGGCCACCATCGCCTTCAACGGCGCGGCCGCCTGGCCGGACCCGGTCGGCGTCGGCATGCACGGCGTGATCCCGATCCTGTTCGTCGTCTCCGTCGAGGCCGCCCGGCACGCGGTCGGCCGGATCGCGGACATCACCGCCGACCGGCACATGGAGTCGGTCCGCATCGCCCGCTGGCTGCTCGCGCCGGTGCCCACCTTCCGGCTGTGGCGCCGGATGAAGCTGTGGGAGCTGCGCAGCTACGAGGAGGTCATCAGGCTGGAGCAGGACCGGCTGGTCTACCAGGCCCGGCTGCGGGCCCGCTACGGGCGGTCCTGGCGCCGCAAGGCGCCCGTGGAGTCGCTGATGCCGCTGCGGCTGGCGCGGTACGGGGTGCCGCTGGCGGACACCGCACCGGCGGGGCTCGCGGCGGCCGGTCTGGACCCGTCCACGGTGTCGGCGACCGCGCTTCCCCCGGGCCGGTCGGCCGCGGCGGACGGGACGGGGCCCAAGAGCGCGTCCCTGGAGGCCCAGCCGGGCCCGTACGGCGCGCCGGGGGCCGTGGCGGACCTGGGGCCGCAGCAGCACCCCCAGCAGCCCCAGACGCAGGAACTGCCGCTCTCGCTGCCCCTGCCGGTGTACCAGCAGCCCGCCGGGCAGGGCCATGACGGCCGGAACGCCGTGCCCTTCGACCCGGCGGCCGCCCACCCCGCGCCGGTCGAGCAGCAGCCCCAGCAGCTCCAGCACCCGCAGCAGGCACAGCAGCCGCAGCAGCAGCTCCAGCCGCAGGACCAGCAGGTCCCGGGCCAGGCGCCGCATTCCGAGCAGCAGCCGCAGTTCCAGCAGCCCCAGCCCGCGCAGCCCCAGCTGACCGTGCCGGTCGGGCCCGGCGGCCGGGTGCGGCCGCTCGGCGGTGAGGGCGTGGGGAGCCATCAGGGCGTCTACGTACCGGAGCAGCGCGAGCCCGAGCGGTTCGCGTACGAGGAGCTGCAGCCGGAGCAGCAGCTGAACCAGCTGCCGGACGACGTGCCGCGCGAGGAGGTCTACTACGCGACCTTCCGCCAGTTCCTCGCCGACCACAGCCGGTACCCCTCCGCGTACCAGTTCGGGCAGCGGCTGCGGGAGACCTACGGCGTGACCGACCTCAGCAACAGCGAGCTTGCCGGGTACGTCGAGGACTTCAAGGAGCGCGTCCGCCTGGAGCGCGAGGCCATCCCGTAG
- a CDS encoding RtcB family protein — protein MSYVEVPGAQVPIRMWTDPSTVEGVAMQQLRNVATLPWIKGLAVMPDVHYGKGATVGSVIAMQGAVCPAAVGVDIGCGMSAVKTSLTANDLPGDLSRLRSRIERAIPVGRGMHDDPVDPGRLHAFPTTGWDDFWSRFGGVAQAVRFRQERAVKQMGSLGSGNHFIEFCLDDEGSVWLMLHSGSRNIGKELAEYHIGEARKLPHNQSLVDRDLAVFIADTPQMAAYRHDLFWAQEYAKYNRAIMMALFQDVVRKEFKKARPVFDPVISCQQEDAEGHMRTVEYRPGVISCHHNYVSEERYEGMDLLVTRKGAISAGSGEWGIIPGSMGTESYIVRGLGNPGSFNSASHGAGRRMSRNAAKKRYSARDLEEQTRGVECRKDSGVVDEIPAAYKPIGQVMEQQRDLVQVVAKLKQVICVKG, from the coding sequence ATGTCGTATGTCGAGGTGCCCGGCGCGCAGGTGCCGATCCGGATGTGGACCGACCCCTCGACGGTCGAGGGCGTGGCCATGCAGCAGCTGCGCAATGTGGCCACCCTGCCCTGGATCAAGGGCCTCGCCGTGATGCCGGATGTGCATTACGGGAAGGGTGCCACGGTCGGCTCGGTGATCGCGATGCAGGGCGCGGTGTGCCCGGCGGCGGTCGGGGTGGACATCGGCTGCGGGATGTCGGCCGTCAAGACGTCGCTGACCGCCAACGACCTTCCGGGGGATCTCTCCCGGCTGCGGTCCCGGATCGAGCGGGCGATCCCGGTGGGGCGCGGTATGCACGACGACCCGGTGGACCCGGGGCGGCTGCACGCGTTTCCGACGACGGGGTGGGACGACTTCTGGAGCCGGTTCGGGGGAGTGGCCCAGGCGGTCAGGTTCCGCCAGGAGCGGGCCGTCAAGCAGATGGGTTCGCTCGGATCCGGTAACCACTTCATCGAGTTCTGTCTCGATGACGAGGGCTCGGTCTGGCTGATGCTGCACTCCGGCTCCCGCAACATCGGCAAGGAGCTGGCCGAGTACCACATCGGCGAGGCCCGGAAGCTGCCCCACAACCAGAGTCTGGTCGACCGCGACCTGGCCGTCTTCATAGCGGACACCCCGCAGATGGCCGCGTACCGGCACGATCTCTTCTGGGCGCAGGAGTACGCGAAGTACAACCGCGCGATCATGATGGCGCTCTTCCAGGACGTGGTGCGCAAGGAGTTCAAGAAGGCCCGCCCGGTCTTCGATCCGGTGATCAGCTGCCAGCAGGAAGATGCCGAAGGTCATATGAGGACCGTCGAGTACCGCCCTGGTGTGATCAGCTGCCACCACAACTATGTCAGTGAAGAGCGGTACGAGGGGATGGATCTGCTGGTTACCCGCAAGGGAGCCATCAGCGCGGGCTCGGGGGAGTGGGGGATCATCCCCGGCTCCATGGGAACGGAGTCCTACATCGTCCGTGGCCTGGGCAACCCCGGGTCGTTCAACTCTGCCTCGCACGGTGCGGGCCGCCGGATGAGCCGGAACGCTGCGAAGAAGAGGTACTCGGCGCGGGATCTGGAGGAGCAGACGCGGGGTGTGGAGTGCCGCAAGGACTCCGGTGTGGTGGATGAGATCCCTGCCGCGTATAAGCCGATCGGACAGGTCATGGAGCAGCAGCGGGACCTGGTCCAGGTGGTCGCGAAGCTCAAGCAGGTCATCTGCGTGAAGGGCTGA